From Bacillus sp. Bos-x628, the proteins below share one genomic window:
- a CDS encoding UDP-glucose/GDP-mannose dehydrogenase family protein gives MNIAIAGCGYVGLVTGVCLAEAGHEVTCIDIDRRKIQQLKRGNSPVYEPGLNQLLRRNMEQGTIRFQVNGEEAYRQADVLMIAVGTPQQADGQADLQFVFQVAKEMGNEAKPGAILVVKSTVPVGTCDQIDRYVHQELGRNERLYVASNPEFLREGSAISDTLRADRLVIGAETKEVVDRLEEMYANFHLPFVKTDRKSAEMIKYASNAFLATKISFINEIASICRKTGADVELVAKGMGLDQRIGSSFLRAGIGYGGSCFPKDTNALVQIAGNVSHDFELLKAVIKVNNEQRTCFIRNIQERLGSQLEGKRIALLGLSFKPNTDDLREAPSIPIAYELHQLGAELVAYDPVAMHQAARELPDGVIFAQTLEAAIKDADAVCILTEWAEIQSYSLKKYRELMKQPIIFDGRNCHTLEEAEKAGIEYHSIGRRPILPVYM, from the coding sequence ATGAACATTGCTATAGCCGGCTGTGGATATGTTGGACTTGTCACGGGGGTGTGTTTAGCGGAGGCAGGTCATGAGGTGACGTGTATTGATATTGATAGGCGCAAGATTCAGCAGCTCAAGCGTGGAAATTCACCGGTGTATGAACCAGGTTTAAACCAGCTACTCAGACGGAATATGGAGCAAGGAACGATTCGTTTTCAGGTAAATGGAGAGGAAGCCTACCGACAGGCTGATGTGTTAATGATTGCAGTTGGCACACCGCAGCAGGCGGATGGTCAAGCCGATTTGCAATTTGTGTTTCAGGTAGCAAAGGAAATGGGGAATGAAGCGAAACCGGGAGCTATTCTCGTTGTGAAAAGTACGGTGCCTGTTGGTACTTGTGATCAGATTGATCGTTATGTTCATCAAGAACTGGGGCGGAATGAGCGGTTATATGTGGCGTCTAATCCAGAATTTTTAAGAGAAGGTTCAGCCATTTCAGATACATTGAGAGCAGACCGTCTTGTAATTGGGGCAGAAACAAAGGAGGTAGTCGACCGATTAGAGGAAATGTATGCTAATTTTCATCTTCCATTTGTGAAAACAGACCGAAAAAGTGCAGAAATGATCAAATATGCATCAAATGCTTTTCTTGCGACGAAAATCAGCTTTATTAATGAAATTGCATCGATTTGTCGAAAAACGGGTGCTGATGTCGAGTTGGTGGCAAAGGGGATGGGGCTCGATCAGCGCATTGGTTCTTCATTTCTCAGAGCAGGAATTGGATATGGAGGTTCATGTTTTCCGAAGGATACAAATGCGCTCGTCCAAATTGCAGGGAATGTCTCTCATGATTTCGAGCTATTAAAAGCCGTGATTAAGGTAAACAATGAGCAGCGAACTTGTTTCATCCGCAACATACAAGAGCGGCTTGGATCGCAACTAGAAGGGAAACGAATCGCACTTCTTGGGCTGTCCTTTAAGCCCAATACAGATGATTTGAGAGAAGCGCCGTCTATTCCGATTGCTTATGAATTGCACCAATTAGGTGCGGAGCTTGTTGCCTATGACCCTGTGGCTATGCATCAGGCAGCGCGCGAACTGCCTGATGGTGTCATCTTTGCCCAAACTCTAGAAGCAGCGATTAAGGACGCCGATGCGGTTTGTATTTTAACGGAATGGGCAGAAATTCAGTCATATTCATTAAAGAAATACAGGGAATTGATGAAGCAGCCGATCATTTTTGACGGACGAAACTGTCATACGCTTGAAGAGGCAGAAAAGGCAGGTATCGAATATCATTCAATTGGAAGACGACCTATTTTACCTGTTTATATGTAA
- a CDS encoding chromate transporter — protein sequence MLILFLFWAFFLSNLLGYGGGPASIPLNYEEIVSHFHWMTNEGFSNMLALANALPGPIATKIAAYVGYDVMGWPGFIVALLATVFPSATGFILLLKLIDRFRQSPVVKGMTLSVQPVIAMMMLLLTWEIAGDAVKAIGWNQSLAIAAISFFFISKLKMHPAFLIVAAFLYGGLILPH from the coding sequence ATGCTGATTCTCTTTTTATTCTGGGCATTCTTCTTATCAAATCTACTGGGATACGGCGGAGGACCTGCGTCAATTCCCTTGAATTACGAAGAGATCGTAAGTCATTTTCATTGGATGACAAATGAAGGATTCTCTAATATGCTGGCTTTGGCCAATGCGCTGCCAGGGCCTATTGCCACTAAAATTGCGGCATATGTGGGCTATGATGTCATGGGCTGGCCAGGGTTTATTGTGGCGCTGCTTGCCACCGTGTTCCCCTCCGCAACAGGCTTCATTTTATTGCTTAAGCTCATTGACCGCTTTCGTCAATCTCCTGTCGTCAAAGGGATGACATTATCCGTACAGCCTGTTATTGCCATGATGATGCTATTATTAACATGGGAAATTGCCGGAGATGCTGTGAAAGCAATCGGCTGGAACCAATCACTTGCCATTGCTGCGATCTCATTTTTCTTTATATCAAAGCTCAAAATGCACCCTGCCTTTCTCATTGTCGCCGCCTTTTTATATGGAGGATTGATCCTTCCGCATTAA
- a CDS encoding chromate transporter: MMIAMVRTGILGFGGGPSVIPLIRHEAVMKYQWISDDEFGETLAIANALPGPIATKMSAYLGYKLKGVSGAIVATAAHILPTCLAMVALVTLVKFLSSAPIIQNMIGAVTPVIAVLLGIMAYEFGQKTLKGFGMVFGVALFLVAFIGLHVLTIHPGIIVIIFLFYGAFHLNLKNRWKKRREEKGVSS; encoded by the coding sequence ATGATGATCGCCATGGTACGAACAGGTATTCTCGGCTTTGGCGGAGGACCTTCTGTGATTCCCCTCATCCGCCATGAAGCTGTGATGAAATATCAGTGGATCAGTGATGACGAATTTGGAGAAACACTCGCCATTGCCAATGCACTTCCCGGACCGATCGCAACCAAGATGTCTGCTTACCTTGGATATAAATTAAAGGGTGTTTCAGGTGCTATCGTCGCAACAGCAGCCCATATTTTACCGACATGTCTAGCTATGGTTGCACTCGTTACACTTGTCAAATTCTTAAGTTCTGCACCTATTATTCAAAACATGATTGGTGCAGTGACACCAGTCATTGCCGTTCTTTTAGGCATCATGGCATATGAATTTGGTCAAAAAACATTAAAAGGGTTTGGCATGGTATTCGGGGTCGCACTGTTTCTTGTTGCGTTTATCGGTCTTCACGTGCTGACCATTCACCCAGGGATTATCGTCATCATCTTTTTATTCTATGGTGCATTTCATTTGAACCTAAAGAATCGCTGGAAAAAGAGAAGAGAAGAGAAAGGAGTCTCTTCATGA
- a CDS encoding Lrp/AsnC family transcriptional regulator: MSNEYTIPNLTLDERDKQILSILHEDGRISYTDLGKKVGLSRVAVQARIQQLIDTGVIETFTAVINPAKVGIHVSVFFNVEVEPKCLETVALQLEQETAVTSLYHMTGPSKLHMHGIFQNEQKMETFLTKKLYPLEGVVSVDCQMLIKRYKSRMGMKL; encoded by the coding sequence GTGTCAAATGAATATACCATTCCGAACTTGACATTAGATGAAAGAGATAAGCAAATTTTATCCATTTTACATGAAGACGGGCGCATTTCATATACAGATCTCGGTAAAAAAGTAGGGCTATCACGTGTTGCTGTCCAAGCCAGAATACAGCAGCTCATCGACACAGGAGTCATTGAAACATTTACCGCTGTGATTAATCCTGCAAAGGTTGGGATTCATGTGTCGGTCTTTTTCAATGTGGAAGTTGAGCCGAAATGTTTAGAAACTGTTGCCCTGCAGCTTGAACAGGAAACAGCCGTCACAAGCCTTTATCATATGACTGGACCAAGCAAACTGCATATGCATGGCATTTTTCAAAATGAACAGAAAATGGAAACGTTCCTCACAAAGAAGTTGTATCCGCTTGAAGGCGTTGTCAGTGTAGATTGCCAGATGCTTATTAAACGATATAAAAGCCGAATGGGCATGAAATTATAG
- the budA gene encoding acetolactate decarboxylase — translation MHPMNQHKEARQQDKKQEVYQVSTMTSLLEAVYDGDFSLSHIPEHGDFGIGTFNQLDGELIGFDGAFYRLRSDGTATPVTDQDYSPFCSLAFFETDIVHRIDTPMTSKELEEEIDRILPSKNVFYAIRIDGAFKKVQTRTVEKQEKPYVPMVEAVKSQPIFDFEDILGTIAGFRTPQYAHGIAVSGYHLHFIDDDRRVGGHVFDYSVDQVTIRISQKRHMNLHLPNTKDFLQANIDRADLAQQIASAESNPNQ, via the coding sequence ATGCACCCAATGAATCAGCATAAAGAAGCAAGACAACAAGACAAAAAACAAGAGGTCTATCAAGTCTCGACTATGACCTCTTTGTTGGAAGCTGTATATGATGGTGATTTCTCACTATCTCATATTCCTGAACACGGTGATTTCGGCATTGGTACATTTAATCAATTAGACGGAGAGCTGATTGGCTTCGACGGAGCATTTTATCGACTTCGTTCTGATGGGACTGCAACACCAGTAACAGATCAAGACTATTCACCATTCTGCTCTCTAGCATTCTTTGAAACAGATATCGTTCATCGCATTGACACACCCATGACTTCCAAAGAATTAGAGGAAGAAATAGATCGCATTTTACCAAGTAAAAATGTTTTCTATGCGATCCGCATTGATGGGGCTTTCAAAAAGGTTCAAACTCGTACCGTTGAAAAACAGGAAAAACCTTATGTCCCTATGGTGGAAGCGGTCAAATCACAGCCGATTTTCGATTTCGAGGATATTCTAGGAACGATCGCAGGCTTTCGTACACCACAATACGCCCATGGAATTGCAGTGAGTGGATACCATTTACATTTTATTGATGATGATAGACGTGTCGGCGGGCACGTATTTGATTACTCCGTCGATCAAGTCACCATTCGAATTTCACAAAAGAGGCATATGAATTTACATCTGCCAAACACAAAGGATTTCTTACAAGCAAACATTGATCGTGCTGATCTTGCACAGCAAATTGCCAGTGCTGAAAGCAACCCAAACCAATAA
- the alsS gene encoding acetolactate synthase AlsS, with product MNCQTQPLTKRGAELIVDTLIAQGVTHVFAIPGAKIDAVFDALKDRGPELVLCRHEQNAAFMAAAVGRLTGKPGVCLVTSGPGASNLATGLLTANTEGDPVVAIAGNVIRADRLKRTHQSLDNAALFKPVTKYSVEVQDVKNIPEALTNAFRAAQRGQAGAAFISFPQDVVTEHTTQTPVSAHPSPELGPAPDALISSAIAKIQNAHLPVAIVGMKASRPAAAKATRKLLKTLGIPFVETYQGAGVLSRELEHQYVGRIGLFRNQPGDLLIEQADVILTIGFDPIEYDPKHWNIKPQQRQVIHVDDIPADIDHFYEPALELIGDISATVEHLAHDSVPLSLCEDKQELLAELQQLLTEIEKAPERESQLSHPLDVIHTLRRLIPDDTKVTCDIGSHAIWMSRHFRTYEPNTLLISNGMQTLGVALPWAIAASILNPDETIISVSGDGGFLFSAMELETAVRMKTNLVHLVWNDSTYNMVAFQQEMKYDRTSCIEFGQIDLVKYAESFGATGLRVNSPEELSTVLQKGIEIEGPVIIDIPIDYQDNSDLASQKWPEVFREKRTLKVR from the coding sequence ATGAATTGTCAAACACAACCCCTAACAAAACGAGGAGCAGAGTTGATTGTCGATACGCTGATTGCTCAAGGTGTCACCCATGTTTTTGCCATTCCAGGTGCAAAAATTGATGCTGTATTTGATGCATTGAAAGATCGAGGTCCAGAGCTTGTATTATGCAGACATGAACAAAATGCAGCCTTTATGGCAGCTGCTGTCGGTCGTTTAACTGGCAAACCAGGCGTTTGTCTCGTCACATCAGGTCCGGGTGCGTCCAATTTAGCGACAGGTCTTTTAACAGCCAATACAGAAGGTGATCCTGTTGTGGCAATCGCCGGAAACGTTATCCGTGCGGATCGGCTAAAACGAACACACCAATCACTCGACAATGCGGCATTATTCAAACCAGTGACAAAATATAGTGTTGAAGTACAAGATGTAAAAAATATACCAGAAGCGTTAACAAATGCTTTTCGTGCGGCACAAAGAGGTCAAGCTGGAGCAGCATTTATCAGCTTTCCACAAGATGTCGTGACAGAACATACCACACAAACACCTGTGTCTGCTCACCCTTCTCCAGAACTAGGTCCTGCACCGGATGCACTCATTAGTTCGGCAATCGCCAAAATCCAAAATGCACACTTACCTGTTGCCATTGTAGGGATGAAAGCTAGTCGTCCTGCTGCTGCAAAAGCAACAAGAAAATTACTGAAAACACTTGGTATCCCATTTGTAGAAACGTACCAAGGAGCTGGTGTTCTCTCAAGAGAGCTTGAACATCAATACGTTGGCAGAATCGGTTTATTCCGTAATCAACCTGGAGACCTTTTGATCGAACAAGCAGATGTGATATTAACTATCGGCTTTGATCCAATAGAATATGATCCAAAGCATTGGAATATAAAGCCACAGCAGCGCCAAGTCATTCATGTGGATGACATTCCAGCCGATATCGATCATTTCTATGAACCAGCTCTTGAACTTATAGGTGATATATCAGCCACGGTTGAACATCTAGCACATGACAGCGTTCCACTCTCACTATGCGAAGATAAACAAGAGTTACTGGCTGAATTGCAGCAGCTATTAACTGAAATAGAAAAAGCACCAGAAAGAGAAAGTCAACTGTCTCATCCACTTGATGTCATTCATACGCTAAGACGTCTGATTCCTGATGACACGAAGGTGACCTGTGATATCGGATCACACGCCATTTGGATGTCACGTCACTTCCGTACCTATGAGCCGAATACATTATTGATCAGTAACGGTATGCAAACACTGGGCGTTGCGTTACCTTGGGCAATTGCTGCCTCAATATTAAATCCTGACGAAACCATTATTTCTGTCTCAGGTGATGGCGGCTTTCTCTTCTCTGCTATGGAATTAGAAACAGCCGTCCGAATGAAAACAAACCTTGTCCATCTCGTTTGGAATGACAGCACATACAATATGGTCGCATTTCAGCAGGAAATGAAATATGACCGTACGTCCTGTATCGAATTCGGACAGATCGACTTAGTGAAGTATGCAGAAAGCTTTGGAGCAACAGGATTACGAGTCAACTCACCTGAAGAGCTTTCAACTGTGCTTCAAAAGGGTATAGAAATAGAAGGACCCGTCATCATCGATATTCCGATTGACTATCAAGACAACTCAGACCTCGCCAGTCAAAAATGGCCAGAAGTCTTTCGTGAAAAACGAACATTGAAAGTAAGATAA
- the alsR gene encoding acetoin biosynthesis transcriptional regulator AlsR, producing the protein MELRHLQYFVTVAEELHFGRAAARLNMTQPPLSQQIKQFEEELGFPLFHRSKRVVELTAAGKVFLNEIRGVLHQLDKAVDHARHTARGELGKIIIGFVGTATYDILPPVVREFREMYPSVSIELKQLSVLQQLRELLNGEIDIGFLHPTAPHDELVSRKVKQSECIFAIPKNHPLAEKEAVTIEDIRNEPIISLSKESWPSLYQHFVLLCEKYGFYPNIVQEAEEYQMVIGLVTAGIGIAIIPKSARRLFNLDVVYRSIEHEQLLAEWTISYRRENHNPALFHLVHHILNRVEEE; encoded by the coding sequence ATGGAACTGAGACATTTGCAATACTTTGTCACCGTTGCAGAGGAGCTGCATTTCGGCAGAGCGGCCGCACGGTTGAATATGACACAGCCTCCGCTTAGTCAGCAAATTAAGCAGTTTGAGGAAGAATTGGGATTTCCTTTGTTTCATCGGTCTAAGCGAGTGGTGGAGTTAACCGCTGCTGGAAAGGTATTTTTAAATGAGATTCGAGGGGTGCTGCATCAGCTCGATAAAGCTGTTGATCATGCACGTCATACAGCAAGAGGAGAGCTTGGGAAAATCATTATTGGTTTTGTTGGGACAGCGACCTATGATATTTTACCCCCAGTCGTTCGTGAATTCAGGGAGATGTATCCCTCTGTCAGCATTGAGCTCAAGCAGCTTTCGGTTCTGCAGCAGCTACGTGAGCTTTTGAATGGTGAGATTGACATTGGGTTCTTACATCCAACCGCTCCCCATGATGAGCTTGTCAGCCGGAAGGTAAAGCAAAGTGAGTGTATTTTTGCGATTCCAAAAAATCACCCACTGGCTGAAAAGGAAGCAGTGACTATAGAAGACATTCGAAATGAACCAATTATTTCTTTATCGAAGGAGTCATGGCCGTCTCTTTATCAACATTTTGTCTTGCTTTGTGAAAAGTACGGATTCTATCCTAATATTGTACAGGAAGCAGAGGAATATCAAATGGTCATTGGGCTTGTTACAGCAGGTATCGGCATTGCTATTATTCCAAAATCGGCTCGTCGCTTATTCAACCTTGATGTCGTTTATCGGTCTATTGAACATGAGCAGCTACTTGCAGAGTGGACGATTTCATATAGACGTGAAAATCATAATCCTGCTTTATTCCACCTTGTCCATCACATTCTAAATCGGGTAGAGGAGGAGTAG
- a CDS encoding flavin reductase family protein has protein sequence MITLQMDELSQKEAYQLLSGSIVPRPIAFITSLSKEHVVNAAPFSFFNVISANPPLIAVSIGRRNGQMKDTAQHITDREEFVVHVSDEDIIQDINETAATLPQGESELNQTRLHQVKSTAVAVPGIKEARIRFECKLEKHLTFQNDEGDITVDHIIGRVVCAHVDEAVYDVEKGYVSTKLLKPVARLAGNDYAHLGESFVLKRPE, from the coding sequence ATGATTACTTTGCAAATGGATGAGCTGTCACAAAAAGAGGCTTATCAATTACTATCTGGTTCCATTGTTCCGAGACCGATTGCTTTTATCACTAGTCTTTCAAAAGAACATGTGGTAAATGCCGCACCATTTAGTTTCTTTAATGTCATCAGTGCCAATCCACCTCTCATAGCCGTTTCTATTGGTCGACGAAATGGGCAGATGAAAGATACAGCGCAGCATATCACAGACAGGGAAGAGTTTGTGGTCCATGTCAGTGATGAAGACATCATTCAGGATATTAACGAGACCGCAGCTACATTACCACAGGGAGAGAGTGAGTTGAATCAAACCCGTCTTCACCAAGTAAAAAGCACTGCTGTGGCAGTTCCAGGTATCAAGGAAGCGCGCATTCGTTTTGAATGTAAGCTAGAAAAGCACCTGACCTTTCAAAATGATGAAGGTGACATCACGGTTGACCATATCATTGGCCGGGTCGTTTGTGCACATGTAGATGAAGCCGTGTACGATGTGGAGAAAGGATATGTTTCAACGAAGTTATTAAAGCCTGTCGCGCGTTTAGCCGGAAATGATTATGCCCATTTAGGCGAGTCTTTTGTGCTCAAAAGACCAGAATAA
- the rbsB gene encoding ribose ABC transporter substrate-binding protein RbsB → MKKYLILIMTLSLFMLSACSLEPPEWAKSSKGGKKKDIKIGLSISTLNNPFFVSLKNGVTKEAKKLGIEVVIADAQNDSAKQTSDVEDLIQQGVDALLINPADSSAISTSVESANASNIPVITLDRSAESGKVEALVASDNVKGGEMAADFIIDKLGKGAKVAELEGVPGASATRERGKGFHQKADKDLDVIAKQAADFDRTKGLNVMENLLQGNPDIQAVFAHNDEMALGALEAIQSSGKDILVVGFDGNEDALNSIKAGKLSATVAQQPELIGKLAVDAAHDVLNGKKVQKNIAAPLKLVQKK, encoded by the coding sequence ATGAAAAAATATTTGATTCTCATCATGACTCTCTCGTTGTTCATGCTTTCTGCCTGTTCACTTGAACCACCAGAGTGGGCCAAGTCATCAAAGGGTGGCAAGAAAAAGGATATCAAAATTGGACTGTCGATCTCAACTTTAAATAACCCATTCTTTGTTTCTCTAAAAAACGGGGTGACAAAGGAAGCGAAAAAACTTGGCATTGAAGTGGTCATTGCAGATGCGCAAAATGATTCAGCCAAACAAACAAGTGATGTGGAAGACTTAATTCAGCAAGGTGTCGACGCACTGCTCATTAATCCAGCCGATTCTTCTGCGATATCAACATCTGTCGAATCAGCGAATGCGTCGAATATTCCTGTGATCACATTGGATCGTTCAGCTGAAAGCGGGAAAGTGGAAGCTCTCGTTGCTTCAGATAACGTAAAAGGTGGCGAGATGGCAGCTGACTTTATCATTGACAAGCTTGGAAAAGGGGCTAAGGTTGCTGAATTAGAAGGTGTGCCTGGAGCTTCGGCTACACGTGAGCGCGGGAAAGGCTTCCACCAAAAAGCTGACAAAGACCTTGATGTAATAGCAAAACAAGCTGCTGATTTCGATCGGACAAAAGGATTGAACGTCATGGAAAACCTGCTTCAAGGAAATCCTGACATCCAAGCAGTCTTTGCACACAATGATGAGATGGCACTTGGTGCTTTAGAGGCAATCCAAAGCTCAGGAAAGGACATCCTCGTCGTTGGTTTTGACGGAAACGAAGATGCACTGAACTCAATCAAAGCAGGGAAGCTCTCTGCGACTGTTGCACAGCAGCCAGAGCTCATTGGAAAACTTGCAGTTGATGCTGCACATGACGTATTAAACGGGAAGAAAGTACAAAAAAACATTGCAGCCCCGCTCAAATTAGTACAAAAGAAGTAA
- the rbsC gene encoding ribose ABC transporter permease RbsC, with protein sequence MKPLTSNGRFDNIMQKLGPFLGLIFLVVIVSILNPSFLEPLNILNLLRQISINALIAFGMTFVILTGGIDLSVGAILALSSALTAGFIVSGMDPILAIIIGCIIGAILGMINGLFITKGKMAPFIATLATMTIFRGLTLVYTDGNPITGLGSNYAFQLFGRGYFLGIPVPAITMLLTFIVLWTLLHKTPFGRRTYAIGGNEKAALISGIKVPRVKIMIYSLAGFMSALAGAILTSRLNSAQPTAGTSYELDAIAAVVLGGTSLSGGRGRIVGTLIGVLIIGVLNNGMNLLGVSSFYQSVVKGIVILIAVLLDRKKSA encoded by the coding sequence ATGAAACCACTTACTTCAAATGGACGGTTTGACAACATTATGCAAAAACTTGGACCATTCTTAGGGCTCATCTTCCTTGTTGTCATCGTTTCTATCTTAAATCCGTCATTTTTAGAGCCATTAAATATCTTAAACTTACTCAGACAAATCTCCATTAATGCATTGATTGCCTTTGGCATGACCTTTGTCATTTTAACTGGGGGGATTGATTTGTCTGTCGGTGCGATTCTTGCGCTGTCCAGTGCACTGACAGCTGGCTTTATCGTTTCCGGTATGGACCCGATTCTAGCCATTATCATTGGATGTATCATTGGTGCCATCCTTGGAATGATCAACGGTCTTTTCATCACAAAAGGAAAAATGGCTCCATTTATTGCCACACTTGCAACCATGACCATTTTCAGAGGTTTAACGCTTGTTTACACAGATGGAAACCCCATTACAGGACTAGGCTCTAATTATGCTTTTCAGCTATTTGGCCGCGGCTATTTCTTAGGTATCCCTGTTCCAGCTATCACCATGCTTCTCACCTTTATTGTATTATGGACTCTGCTTCATAAAACGCCTTTCGGCAGAAGAACGTATGCCATTGGCGGTAATGAAAAAGCAGCTCTCATCTCAGGTATTAAAGTGCCGCGTGTGAAAATCATGATTTATTCACTGGCAGGTTTCATGTCTGCTCTGGCAGGTGCTATTTTAACATCTCGTTTGAACTCTGCACAGCCGACTGCTGGTACTTCCTACGAGCTTGATGCGATTGCAGCCGTTGTTCTTGGCGGTACAAGCCTATCAGGCGGCAGAGGACGAATAGTCGGCACTCTTATCGGTGTACTCATCATTGGCGTATTAAACAATGGAATGAACTTACTTGGTGTATCATCATTCTATCAATCTGTCGTCAAAGGGATTGTGATCCTGATTGCAGTCCTGCTAGACAGAAAGAAATCTGCTTAA
- a CDS encoding sugar ABC transporter ATP-binding protein has protein sequence MNIEMHNIHKAFGKNTVLSGVTFDLVTGEVHALMGENGAGKSTLMNLLTGLYSLDQGTIKIDGKETAFKNPKEAEQHGIAFIHQELNIWPDMTVLENLFIGKEIHTKLGLLDTKKMKTLAQTQLDRLSVNLSLDQEAGSCSVGQKQMIEIAKALMTDAKVIIMDEPTAALTDREIEKLFQVIKSLKKEGVSIVYISHRMEEIFTICDRITIMRDGKTVDTKAIPETDFHEVVKKMVGRELTDRYPERTPSTGDVVLEVKHATKKGLFQDITFSVKAGEIVGVAGLMGAGRTEIMQSLFGLNPLDQGEIWVHGKKAVIKKPSDAVKLGIGLITEDRKDEGLMLDASIRENIGLPNLESFSPKGLIDKKTEQEFVDLLIKRLTIKTASSEISARSLSGGNQQKVVIAKWIGIQPKVLILDEPTRGVDVGAKREIYQLMNELTDRGVAILMVSSELPEVLGMSDRILVIHEGTIGGELDKTEATQERIMTLATGGK, from the coding sequence ATGAACATTGAAATGCATAACATCCATAAGGCCTTTGGAAAAAACACCGTTCTCTCCGGGGTCACCTTTGACCTCGTCACAGGTGAAGTACATGCACTCATGGGTGAAAACGGGGCTGGAAAATCCACACTGATGAACCTGCTGACAGGTCTGTATTCATTAGATCAAGGAACGATTAAGATTGATGGAAAAGAAACCGCTTTCAAAAACCCGAAGGAAGCGGAACAACATGGGATTGCCTTCATCCATCAAGAGCTGAATATTTGGCCTGACATGACCGTTTTGGAGAATCTTTTCATTGGCAAAGAAATTCATACGAAACTCGGTCTCCTAGACACGAAGAAAATGAAAACGCTTGCCCAAACACAACTGGATCGATTATCAGTCAACCTATCACTTGATCAAGAAGCTGGAAGTTGTTCCGTTGGTCAAAAACAAATGATTGAGATTGCGAAAGCTTTAATGACTGATGCAAAAGTCATCATTATGGATGAACCAACGGCTGCTCTGACAGATCGTGAAATTGAAAAACTGTTCCAAGTCATTAAATCCTTAAAAAAGGAAGGCGTATCCATTGTTTACATTTCTCACAGAATGGAGGAAATCTTCACGATCTGTGATCGAATTACAATCATGCGTGACGGTAAAACTGTCGATACGAAAGCAATACCTGAAACAGATTTCCATGAAGTCGTAAAAAAAATGGTCGGACGAGAATTAACCGACCGCTATCCAGAACGCACACCTTCAACAGGAGATGTCGTGCTAGAGGTCAAACATGCAACGAAAAAAGGACTCTTTCAAGATATCACGTTCTCTGTAAAAGCAGGCGAAATCGTTGGTGTTGCAGGTCTAATGGGGGCTGGACGGACTGAAATAATGCAGTCACTGTTTGGTCTTAACCCTCTTGATCAAGGCGAGATATGGGTGCATGGGAAAAAGGCTGTGATCAAAAAACCAAGTGATGCAGTCAAGCTGGGTATTGGATTGATCACAGAAGATCGCAAGGATGAAGGGTTGATGTTAGATGCATCTATCAGGGAAAACATCGGTTTGCCGAACTTAGAAAGTTTCTCTCCAAAGGGATTGATCGACAAGAAAACCGAACAGGAATTTGTGGATCTCCTCATCAAGAGGCTGACGATTAAAACCGCTTCCTCTGAAATCTCTGCACGAAGCCTATCTGGAGGTAACCAACAAAAGGTGGTTATCGCCAAATGGATTGGAATTCAGCCAAAGGTTTTAATTTTAGATGAACCAACAAGAGGTGTAGACGTCGGAGCAAAACGAGAAATTTATCAATTAATGAATGAACTGACCGATCGCGGTGTTGCCATTTTGATGGTGTCATCTGAACTCCCAGAAGTTCTCGGTATGAGCGACCGTATCCTTGTCATTCATGAAGGAACCATCGGCGGAGAACTAGACAAAACCGAAGCCACACAAGAACGAATTATGACATTAGCTACAGGAGGGAAGTAA